The following DNA comes from Amycolatopsis solani.
GATCGCGTGCCAGAGCACCAGGTGCGCCTCGCCCGGCCAGCCGAGCCCCGCGTGCGCGGCGTAGAGCGGGCGGCCTTCGGCGGTGCAGCCGGCGGTGGCTTCGCGCGCGAGCTCGGCGGCTTCGGCGACCTCGTCGCTCTTCACGTGGTCGCCGAGCAGCCTGGTCAGCGCTTTGTCGACGCCGTCGACGCGGGCTTCGAGGACCTGCTCCGGTGTCGCCAGCGTCCAGGCGCGCGGGATCACGCGGGCGACGACCTCGGGGTTGAAGTTGTAGAAGGTGGCCGCGACGACCTCGGGCCCGACGGCGCCCATGGCCGCGGACCGCCCGGCGAAGTACGGCATCCGCCCGGGGCGCAGGCCGGCTCCGGTGAGCGCTTCGTCCACCTCGGGGGCGAAGTACGCCAGAGCGTGCAGGGAATCGAACGCCGACTTGAACCGCTTCTCGTCACCCGCCATAGCGGCACCCTACTACCGGGTAACCCCGCGGGGAACCGCCTGCGGTCGTGAGTGGTAAGTCGGGTTCTAACCCGACTTGCCACTCACGAGCGTGAGCGTGAAGGAGGGGCGGACGAGCTGGCATGTAAGCCGGATCCTGTTCCCCGGTCGCCTCGCGGCTCCCGGGGCGGCGGCCATCCATCTCGGCCTGCCGTCGCCGGCAGGCTCCAGCGGCCTACCCGCAGGCTCGGACGGGCCGTCCTCGAACGCCTGCGCAGGAGCTCGAAAGCTCCCTCTTGGCCTTGCTCCGGGTGGGGTTTACCTAGCCGTCCCGGTCACCCGGGACGCTGGTGGTCTCTTACACCACCGTTTCACCCTTACCCCTGCCCGAAGGCGGGGGCGGTCTGTTTTCTGTGGCACTTTCCCGCGGGTCACCCCGGGTTGCCGTTAGCAACCACCCTGCCCCGTGGAGTCCGGACTTTCCTCGGGCCGGGTCGCCCCGGCCCGCGGCCGCCCTGCCAGCTCGTCCGCAGCCAGGATGGTAGCTCAGTAGCCCGCCACCGCTTCGGTGTGGTGGCGGGCCGGCGCGGGGTGCTGGCGGGCCAGTTCGGCCGTCCAGTGCAGGACGGCGGCGGGGCTGTCCAGGCCGATCAGCCCGACCAGCCTGCCGTGGCGGACGAAGCCCGTGATGGGCCGCGTGCCGGGCACCGGCGACTCCAGCAGGACCGTGTCGGTGGCCAGCGCGGGGCGGCCCGCGACCTGGATGCGGACGCCGTGCTGCTCGGACCAGTAGCGCGGCACCGGCGTGTACGGCCGCGCGCCCTGCGGCCCCGCCAGGAGGTTCTCGGCGGCCGCGCGGCTCATTTCGACGGCGTTGAGCCAGTGTTCGTCGCGCCGCGGTGCCGGGTCGTAGCGGAGGTTGGGCCAGCGGGCGACGTCGCCGGCCGCGACGATCGTCGACGAGCCGACGACGTGGCAGGTGGGTTCGCAGACGACGCCGTCGTCGAGCGGCAGCTTCGCGCCGCGCAGCCACGACACCGCCGGGACGCTCCCCACCGCGACGACGACGCACGCGACGTCGAGCGCGCGGCCGTCGGCGAACTCGAGCCCGACGGACGTCGTCCCCGGGCGCCAGCGGCGGATCGTCGTGCCGAGTTCCAGGTGGACGCCGCGGGCGGTGTGCAGCGCGGTGAGCCAGTCGCCGATGTCGGGGCCGAGGACGTCGGCCAGCAGCGGGCGCGACCGGCCGAAGAGGACGACGCCGCGGCCGGTCTCGCGGAGGCTGGACGCGACTTCGCAGCCGATGAAGCCGTCGCCGATCACCGCGACCGGGCCCGGGTGGCCGGCCAGCGCGCGCTGGAGGGCGACGGTGTCGGAGAGGGTGCGGACGACGACCACGCGCGGGTGGCCGTGCGGCGCGCCCGGCAGGCGCCGGGGTTCGACGCCGGTGGCGATGATCAAGCCGTCGTAGCGGAGTTCCTCGTCGCGGAGGTGGACGACCTGCCGGTGCGGGGACAGCGCGGTGACCGGCGTGTCGAACCGCCATTCCGCGTCCACTTCGAGCGGGTCGGCGAGGAGGGTGTCGGCGCGGCTGACCGCACCGGTGAGCAGCTGCTTGGACAGCGCCGGGCGGTGGTAGGCGATGCCGGATTCGGCCCCGAGGACGACGACCTCGCCGTCGAACCCCAGTTCGCGCAGCCGTTCGGCGGCGCGCAGGCCGGCCAGTCCGGCTCCGGCGATGACGATGCGTTCAGTCATCTGATCGCTCCCAGCAGGTGGATGGCTCGCATGGGACAGGCGCGTGCGGCGGCGCGGACGTTCGGGGCCTCCCCCGCGCCGGGGCGTTTCTCGTACTCGAGCCGTCCGTCCTGGCCGAGCTGGAACACCTGGGGCGCCTCGCTCTGGCAGACGCCGTACGCGTGGCACCGGTCGCTGTCGACGTCCACGCGCAGCGCCGCCGGCTCCGGCTCGGGCGGGGTGATCAGCCCGGCGCGGGCGAGCACCGCGGCGGGCAGCACCCGCAGGACCGACAGCAGCACCGGCGGGACGAGCAGGGTGAGACCGGCCAGCCAGACGACGGCGAGGTGCCCGCTCGAGACGGCGCCGAGCCACGCGTGCACGGCGAGGAGGCCGATCGCGAGGTAGCCGGCCTGGTGGAAGCGCAGCCAGCGGCCTTCGCGTGCGCCGCGGCGCAGGCCCGCCGTCACGGACACGGCGATCACCAGCTCGAGACCGGCGATGCCGAGCGCGTGCCGCGGGGCGCCGTCGTAGAAGGGCAGCAGGAGGTCGGCGGCGCCGAACGGGTCGTCCTCGAGGAAGAGGAAGGTCAGCCCGTGCACGGTGCCGGTGGCGAGGGTGAACGCGGCGAGCAGGACGTGCCCGGTGCGCAGCGCGTCCTGGCCGCTGAGCCGGCGGACCCAGCCGGTGGCGGCGAGCACGCCCCAGCACAGGGTGAGGCACATGCAGAGGTAGGTGAGGCGGCCGGAGAGCGCGGCCGCCTCGGCGATCCCGGTGTCGTGCGGCGACACCGGGACCAGTGCGGCAGAGGGGGACATGGGCGGCTACCTCCGGGTGCGCGGCGGGGTCGTGCGGGGAGTTCCGAGCAGGCGGAGCAGGCCGAACGTGGCGACGGCGGCGAGGGCCACGAGGACGGCACCGGCGGCGAGGTC
Coding sequences within:
- a CDS encoding ferredoxin; this encodes MSPSAALVPVSPHDTGIAEAAALSGRLTYLCMCLTLCWGVLAATGWVRRLSGQDALRTGHVLLAAFTLATGTVHGLTFLFLEDDPFGAADLLLPFYDGAPRHALGIAGLELVIAVSVTAGLRRGAREGRWLRFHQAGYLAIGLLAVHAWLGAVSSGHLAVVWLAGLTLLVPPVLLSVLRVLPAAVLARAGLITPPEPEPAALRVDVDSDRCHAYGVCQSEAPQVFQLGQDGRLEYEKRPGAGEAPNVRAAARACPMRAIHLLGAIR
- a CDS encoding SCO6745 family protein; translation: MAGDEKRFKSAFDSLHALAYFAPEVDEALTGAGLRPGRMPYFAGRSAAMGAVGPEVVAATFYNFNPEVVARVIPRAWTLATPEQVLEARVDGVDKALTRLLGDHVKSDEVAEAAELAREATAGCTAEGRPLYAAHAGLGWPGEAHLVLWHAITLIREYRGDGHIAALVLNGLSGVEALVTHVATGRGFLTATAKLTRGWSDEEWAAAEARLVERGLLDAESRLTDEGAALRDRVEVATEAAARGPWEHLGEERTARLEELCRGLSRRVVEAGAFPEGVFAKRRA
- a CDS encoding NAD(P)/FAD-dependent oxidoreductase, producing the protein MTERIVIAGAGLAGLRAAERLRELGFDGEVVVLGAESGIAYHRPALSKQLLTGAVSRADTLLADPLEVDAEWRFDTPVTALSPHRQVVHLRDEELRYDGLIIATGVEPRRLPGAPHGHPRVVVVRTLSDTVALQRALAGHPGPVAVIGDGFIGCEVASSLRETGRGVVLFGRSRPLLADVLGPDIGDWLTALHTARGVHLELGTTIRRWRPGTTSVGLEFADGRALDVACVVVAVGSVPAVSWLRGAKLPLDDGVVCEPTCHVVGSSTIVAAGDVARWPNLRYDPAPRRDEHWLNAVEMSRAAAENLLAGPQGARPYTPVPRYWSEQHGVRIQVAGRPALATDTVLLESPVPGTRPITGFVRHGRLVGLIGLDSPAAVLHWTAELARQHPAPARHHTEAVAGY